The following are encoded together in the Anaerohalosphaeraceae bacterium genome:
- a CDS encoding sigma-70 family RNA polymerase sigma factor: MGSEKNTPPEQWAELRNRADRVFLEHEDFIRSVIRFAIQNPSDRDDFYQELYLSFVLDPPTEEIHKPRSFFYQLVLKRAGDWYRNQSRRRKILQKFYRQAQIDPQEKETESLVSEKEEIAVFFQRVQESLQTNEGRAILYRYKDHYSLKETALKLGVKPETAARYICSGLKKLREMFYKKEG; encoded by the coding sequence GTGGGGTCGGAAAAGAATACGCCGCCGGAACAGTGGGCCGAACTGCGGAATCGGGCCGATCGTGTGTTTTTGGAACACGAGGACTTTATCCGTTCCGTGATTCGCTTTGCGATTCAAAACCCCTCCGATCGAGATGATTTTTACCAGGAGCTGTATTTGTCTTTTGTTCTGGACCCGCCGACCGAGGAGATTCACAAACCCCGAAGTTTCTTCTATCAGCTCGTACTTAAACGGGCCGGCGACTGGTATCGAAATCAGTCTCGAAGACGCAAAATTCTCCAGAAATTTTATCGCCAGGCCCAGATAGACCCCCAAGAAAAAGAAACCGAATCGCTCGTCTCTGAAAAGGAGGAGATTGCGGTTTTTTTCCAGCGGGTTCAGGAATCCTTACAGACCAACGAAGGCCGGGCCATTCTCTACCGCTACAAAGACCACTATTCGCTGAAGGAAACGGCGTTAAAACTGGGCGTCAAGCCCGAGACCGCAGCCCGCTACATCTGCAGCGGTCTGAAAAAACTCAGAGAAATGTTTTATAAAAAAGAAGGATGA
- a CDS encoding YbaK/EbsC family protein — MKVIDYLNQQQAKYEMVRHKPAYTAEQLSRVEGLPATQVAKTVVVEADGRFYLCVLPADRKIDFAALQKHLHVQQVRLADEDQMALLFLDAEVGAEAPFGNLYHLPTLMDKSLMNGQEISFLAGKHDVSVHLKIDEYVRLVQPTILKFSYPADRERLLDPYFFDPYRDSFFPS, encoded by the coding sequence ATGAAAGTCATTGATTATCTGAACCAGCAGCAGGCCAAGTACGAAATGGTCCGCCACAAACCGGCGTATACCGCCGAACAGCTGTCCCGCGTGGAGGGACTGCCTGCCACGCAGGTGGCCAAAACAGTGGTTGTGGAGGCGGACGGGCGTTTTTATCTGTGTGTTCTTCCGGCGGACCGGAAGATTGATTTTGCCGCGCTCCAGAAACATCTTCACGTCCAGCAGGTGCGCCTGGCGGACGAAGACCAAATGGCCCTGCTGTTTCTGGATGCGGAGGTCGGGGCCGAAGCGCCGTTCGGGAATCTGTATCACCTGCCGACCCTGATGGATAAATCCCTGATGAACGGTCAGGAGATTTCGTTTCTTGCCGGCAAGCATGATGTTTCGGTTCATCTGAAAATCGACGAGTATGTGCGGCTGGTGCAGCCGACAATTTTGAAGTTTTCCTATCCGGCCGACCGAGAACGGCTCCTGGACCCGTATTTCTTCGATCCGTACAGGGACAGTTTCTTCCCCTCCTGA
- a CDS encoding asparagine--tRNA ligase, which produces MLNGWLYNSRPSGKVQFLIVRDGTGFCQCVVEKGKIPDDLYEALEHLGQESSLSVAGIVRAEPRSPGGYELLVTDARIHQAAKDYPITPKEHGIDFLLQNRHLHLRSRRPWCIGRIRHTVIDAIRRFFNDRGFILVDTPIFTTIAGEGEQTLFEVDYFGQPLHLTQTGQLYLESAAMSFGRVYCFGPTFRAEKSKTRRHLTEFWMVEPEVAYIDLNGLLELAEGLVSSIVQRVLTDNRAELEMLGADIAGLEKVQPPFVRLTYTQAAEILTSQATQEFMKRQLSQFQAQKEALEKELAQLEEQEKKGGLKKWQQEKNARRIVEIRSDLDELETKIQNNPKHAELAASFRWGKDLGGSDETILSLIHEKPVFVTHYPKEAKAFYMKADRSNERVVENFDLLAPAGFGEIIGGSVREDDYDRLLKRIQEEGYNPQNYWWYLDLRRYGSVPHGGFGLGVERTVAWITGERHIRQCIAFPRLMDKVYL; this is translated from the coding sequence TTGCTGAACGGCTGGCTGTACAACAGCCGGCCCAGCGGCAAGGTTCAGTTTCTGATTGTGCGGGACGGCACGGGCTTCTGCCAGTGCGTCGTCGAAAAGGGCAAAATCCCTGATGACCTCTACGAAGCCCTCGAGCATCTGGGGCAGGAATCGTCTCTGTCGGTGGCGGGCATCGTTCGGGCCGAACCGCGCAGCCCGGGCGGCTATGAACTGCTGGTTACGGATGCCCGAATCCATCAGGCGGCCAAAGACTACCCGATTACTCCCAAAGAGCACGGCATCGATTTCCTTCTCCAGAACCGCCATCTCCATCTGCGGAGCCGCCGGCCCTGGTGCATCGGACGCATCCGCCATACCGTCATCGACGCCATCCGGCGATTCTTCAACGACCGGGGCTTTATCCTCGTGGATACGCCGATTTTCACCACGATTGCCGGCGAGGGCGAACAGACGCTCTTTGAAGTCGATTACTTCGGCCAGCCCCTGCATCTGACCCAGACGGGGCAATTGTATCTGGAGTCAGCGGCGATGAGTTTCGGGCGGGTCTACTGCTTCGGCCCGACCTTCCGTGCGGAAAAAAGCAAGACCCGACGGCACCTGACCGAATTCTGGATGGTCGAACCCGAAGTCGCCTATATCGACCTGAACGGCCTTTTGGAACTGGCCGAAGGGCTGGTGTCCTCGATTGTGCAGCGGGTCCTGACCGACAACCGCGCAGAGCTGGAGATGCTCGGCGCCGACATCGCCGGACTCGAAAAGGTCCAGCCGCCGTTTGTGCGGCTCACCTATACTCAGGCCGCCGAAATCCTCACCAGTCAGGCAACCCAGGAGTTTATGAAGCGGCAGCTCTCCCAGTTTCAGGCCCAAAAGGAGGCTCTCGAAAAAGAACTGGCCCAGCTCGAAGAGCAGGAGAAAAAAGGCGGTCTGAAAAAATGGCAGCAGGAGAAAAACGCCCGCCGCATCGTTGAAATCCGCAGCGATTTGGACGAACTGGAAACAAAAATCCAAAACAATCCCAAGCACGCCGAGCTGGCGGCCTCCTTCCGATGGGGCAAGGATTTGGGCGGTTCCGACGAAACTATTTTGTCTTTGATACACGAAAAACCCGTCTTCGTGACGCACTATCCCAAAGAGGCCAAGGCCTTTTATATGAAGGCCGACCGCTCCAATGAGCGCGTGGTCGAAAACTTTGACCTGCTGGCACCGGCCGGATTTGGCGAAATCATCGGCGGCTCCGTTCGCGAGGATGACTATGACCGGCTGCTCAAGCGGATTCAGGAGGAAGGATACAACCCGCAGAACTACTGGTGGTATCTGGATTTGCGCCGGTACGGCTCGGTTCCGCACGGCGGCTTCGGGCTGGGTGTGGAGCGCACCGTCGCCTGGATTACCGGTGAACGGCATATCCGCCAATGCATCGCCTTTCCACGACTAATGGACAAAGTATATCTGTAA
- a CDS encoding nucleotidyltransferase family protein, whose product MASNLHVPKERLEVFCRAHRIQRLSLFGSALRGELGPDSDIDLLVEFLPGCTPGFFKLIEMENELSQIFGGRRVDLRTPEELSRYIRDKVVSCAEVQYVSR is encoded by the coding sequence ATGGCTTCGAATCTGCACGTTCCAAAAGAGCGTCTGGAGGTATTTTGCCGGGCGCACCGGATTCAGCGGCTTTCGCTCTTCGGCTCCGCCCTGCGGGGTGAATTGGGACCGGACAGCGATATCGATCTTCTGGTGGAATTTCTGCCGGGCTGTACACCGGGCTTTTTCAAACTGATCGAAATGGAAAACGAATTATCCCAGATTTTCGGGGGACGCCGGGTAGACCTGAGAACGCCGGAGGAATTGAGCCGCTACATTCGTGATAAGGTTGTATCCTGTGCGGAGGTGCAGTATGTTTCTCGATGA
- a CDS encoding ATP-binding protein: MQHIYIDRIVTQKIRSLLEDFPAVVISGARQVGKSTLLQHVFGQEADYVVFEEFLDVENVRKDPEFFLRQHPKRPLILDEIQYVPELVSTLKRYIDRNPSPGQFLLTGSQQWSVMKSLSESLTGRAAFVDLEGFCLSEIANQPFQKSWLQQWLDSPAEFLTEKHERLNLNYTVLDILWRGGLPQAYFIKPENLPDFFLAYLRTYIERDVRSFADVLDWQLFGRFVGLSAALTAQEINYSQLGRDLGLTPQTARRWLAMLKATFQWFEVPAFSGNPVKRISGKPKGYFADTGLACALQAISSPKALGTSPLLGRLFETAVVGQIRKLSAVLSGRPILHHWRTLRGAEVDLLLERDGRFYPIEIKVAGVPSRSDVSGIAAFRKTYPNLQIEKGLVICPVEKIMALSDEDYAVPWDLL; the protein is encoded by the coding sequence ATGCAACATATTTATATCGACAGAATTGTAACTCAAAAGATCAGGAGTCTTCTGGAAGACTTTCCTGCCGTGGTTATTTCCGGTGCCAGACAAGTTGGAAAGAGCACTTTGCTCCAACATGTGTTCGGACAGGAGGCGGACTATGTCGTCTTTGAAGAGTTTTTGGATGTGGAAAATGTCCGCAAAGACCCGGAGTTTTTTCTTCGGCAGCACCCGAAGCGTCCCCTGATTCTTGATGAAATCCAATACGTACCGGAACTGGTGTCAACTCTGAAGCGTTATATCGATCGAAATCCGTCTCCGGGGCAGTTTTTGCTGACAGGTTCTCAGCAATGGTCTGTCATGAAATCCCTTTCAGAGAGTCTGACAGGACGAGCGGCTTTTGTTGATTTGGAGGGATTCTGTCTTTCCGAAATTGCGAATCAGCCGTTCCAGAAATCCTGGCTCCAGCAATGGCTTGACAGTCCGGCTGAATTTCTGACAGAAAAGCATGAGCGCCTGAATTTGAACTACACTGTTCTGGATATCCTGTGGCGCGGCGGGCTTCCGCAGGCCTACTTCATCAAGCCGGAAAATCTGCCGGATTTCTTTCTGGCGTATCTGCGAACCTATATCGAAAGAGATGTGCGTTCTTTCGCCGATGTGCTCGACTGGCAGCTCTTTGGACGTTTTGTCGGGCTGTCCGCGGCTCTGACGGCGCAGGAGATTAATTACAGCCAGTTAGGAAGGGATTTGGGGCTGACTCCTCAGACGGCACGCCGATGGCTGGCCATGTTGAAGGCAACCTTTCAATGGTTTGAGGTTCCCGCATTTTCAGGAAATCCGGTGAAACGCATTTCCGGAAAACCCAAGGGTTATTTTGCAGACACAGGTCTTGCCTGTGCCTTGCAGGCAATCAGTTCGCCGAAAGCGTTGGGTACCAGTCCGCTTCTGGGCCGTCTGTTTGAGACAGCTGTCGTCGGTCAAATCCGAAAGTTGTCCGCCGTACTGTCCGGCAGACCGATTCTGCATCATTGGAGAACCTTGCGGGGAGCCGAAGTGGACCTGCTTCTCGAGCGGGACGGGCGGTTCTATCCAATCGAAATCAAAGTTGCCGGGGTGCCGTCCCGCAGCGATGTGAGCGGAATTGCCGCTTTTCGAAAAACCTATCCGAACCTCCAAATTGAAAAGGGATTGGTCATTTGTCCTGTCGAGAAAATAATGGCTCTTTCGGACGAGGATTATGCCGTCCCGTGGGATTTATTGTAA
- a CDS encoding peptidylprolyl isomerase gives MKLVMPFALWTALAGIAVLSGCKDEKSQLQPASAPAPAASSKQAAEKAKPAADAVVVTVNGQPILESKVAQEVEKRVQARLKMVPPGMEIPQERIQMLRDQTRRQVVEMLVDLTLIDMALKEKNIQVTPEQAEQEMKKFAEENGLTLEAMTEQIAAAGMTVEDVKEQFLTRAKVDALMKAEMGDLNATEAEAKTYYDEHQEEFAQPELVTASHILLRTQGKTEEEKAQIRQKMEGILQRARAGEDFAALAKEYSEDPGSKDRGGEYTFPRGQMVKPFEDAAFSLQDGQISDIVETQFGYHIIKRTGYKQAGTQPFEEVKADLMERLTDQKQMETWQALKARLRAAAKIEWSPEEQARQQAFEQQMQMMQQMRMQQVPPPQQ, from the coding sequence ATGAAATTGGTTATGCCGTTTGCCCTGTGGACGGCTCTGGCTGGCATTGCGGTTCTTTCGGGCTGCAAAGATGAAAAATCCCAGCTTCAGCCTGCCTCGGCCCCTGCGCCCGCCGCTTCGTCCAAACAAGCCGCCGAAAAAGCCAAGCCGGCCGCCGATGCGGTGGTGGTAACGGTCAACGGGCAGCCTATCCTGGAATCCAAAGTCGCTCAGGAAGTCGAAAAGCGGGTGCAGGCCCGTCTGAAAATGGTTCCGCCGGGAATGGAAATTCCTCAGGAGCGCATCCAGATGCTTCGTGACCAGACGCGCCGGCAGGTCGTCGAGATGCTCGTGGACCTGACCCTGATTGATATGGCTCTCAAAGAGAAAAATATCCAGGTGACGCCGGAGCAGGCCGAGCAGGAAATGAAGAAGTTTGCGGAAGAAAACGGCCTGACCCTGGAGGCGATGACGGAACAGATTGCCGCCGCCGGAATGACCGTTGAAGATGTCAAAGAACAATTCCTGACCCGTGCCAAAGTCGATGCCCTGATGAAGGCCGAAATGGGCGACTTGAATGCCACGGAGGCGGAAGCGAAAACCTATTACGATGAACACCAGGAGGAGTTTGCTCAGCCCGAACTGGTTACCGCCAGCCATATCCTGCTTCGCACGCAGGGCAAGACTGAGGAAGAAAAAGCCCAGATTCGGCAGAAAATGGAAGGCATTCTTCAGCGGGCTCGGGCGGGCGAGGATTTTGCCGCGCTGGCCAAAGAATATTCGGAGGACCCCGGCTCCAAAGACCGCGGCGGCGAGTACACCTTCCCGCGCGGCCAGATGGTCAAGCCCTTTGAGGATGCCGCCTTTTCTCTGCAGGACGGACAAATCAGCGACATCGTCGAGACGCAGTTCGGCTATCACATCATCAAGAGAACCGGGTATAAACAGGCCGGCACCCAGCCCTTCGAGGAAGTCAAAGCGGACCTGATGGAGCGTCTGACCGATCAGAAGCAGATGGAAACCTGGCAGGCCCTCAAAGCCCGGCTTCGGGCCGCCGCCAAGATTGAATGGTCACCGGAGGAACAGGCCCGGCAGCAGGCCTTTGAGCAGCAGATGCAGATGATGCAGCAGATGCGCATGCAGCAGGTTCCGCCTCCGCAGCAGTAA
- a CDS encoding DUF86 domain-containing protein, which translates to MFLDDRTRIRHILDAAREAVDFLDKCQRTDLDTDRKLNLAVVRLLEIIGEAAYGVSETTKERYPQIPWHQMTGMRNRLIHGYFEVNADIIWKTVKEDLPALIRQLEQLPCL; encoded by the coding sequence ATGTTTCTCGATGACCGCACCCGAATCAGGCATATTCTGGATGCCGCCAGAGAAGCGGTCGATTTTCTCGACAAGTGTCAGCGCACGGACCTGGATACCGATCGAAAGCTGAATCTTGCCGTTGTGCGCCTGCTGGAGATTATCGGCGAAGCAGCTTATGGAGTAAGCGAAACCACGAAGGAGAGATACCCGCAGATTCCCTGGCATCAAATGACAGGGATGCGCAATCGGCTGATTCACGGGTATTTCGAGGTGAATGCAGACATTATTTGGAAAACGGTAAAAGAGGATTTACCAGCACTCATCAGACAGCTGGAGCAGCTGCCTTGTTTGTGA